The Oncorhynchus masou masou isolate Uvic2021 unplaced genomic scaffold, UVic_Omas_1.1 unplaced_scaffold_12790, whole genome shotgun sequence genome includes a region encoding these proteins:
- the LOC135530158 gene encoding inactive tyrosine-protein kinase 7-like translates to MWEVFSHGELPYTKLSDDEVLEGLQAGKMKLPVLDGCPSKVYKLMCRCWAPSLKERPSFSEVVNTLGDLSSDSNV, encoded by the exons ATGTGGGAGGTGTTCAGCCACGGGGAACTGCCATACACCAAACTCAGTGATGACGAGGTGCTAGAGG gtCTGCAGGCCGGCAAGATGAAGTTACCCGTGCTTGACGGCTGCCCCTCCAAAGTCTACAAGCTCATGTGCCGCTGCTGGGCCCCAAGTCTCAAAGAGCGTCCCTCCTTCAGCGAGGTCGTCAACACCCTGGGGGATCTGTCCTCCGACAGCAATGTCTGA